In Amphiprion ocellaris isolate individual 3 ecotype Okinawa chromosome 2, ASM2253959v1, whole genome shotgun sequence, the genomic stretch AGGGTGAAAGCAGGGTGAAGAAACAAATGGCAGAGTCACTGGCAATCCAAAGCACAACaatcaataaacacaaaacagaaatccTCTCTGTTTACAGTGGAACAATTCTTCTCACACTCCATAAGACCAGAAGATGAAAAGGATTATATTCCCTTGAGACAGATTTTAGTGTattgaaaggaaaaataaaggaaatggGGGACAGATAATTGTGGAAAGGAACAGGAGCaaaatgcaacacacacacaaacatatctGTAATGCTATTATATTTACCAGACTCTCTAGTCTCTTAGCCACAATGGAGGCAAAACGTCTCTCCCCAGCTAACTCTGAGATGAGGAAGATGTACTCTGGCGCCGTCACTTGATTGGAACGATGGGTTCGACCTGGAAACACCAAGAAAAGATGTCAATAAGACAACATGAACGTTCAGAACATTCAGAGAGATAAAGACTGCAGCCTGATCGTGTCCCAGTGTTCAGTTTTTCAGTTCTACTTatacttttaatttaaaaaaaattataaaggGACTGCAGGATTCTGTCCGGCAGCTCTGCTTTCAACAGACTTTATTGGTGTCAACAGCCAGCCAGACTGACATAACAACATTTGAACAAGCACAAGTTATTGATTTCAGTTTAAGGCAAGCTACAACCAGCGACAGAATGGCAAAATAGTTGGAAATAGAAAACTAAGAAGGGGATATTCTTGATGATGTGACGGGATCTGTTCCATTGAATGAAATCTGATCTTGACACTGAGGGAGGAACCGTCTACTAGAACAGCTGGTTATTcactaacaaaaacaacaaaaaaactttccATGAGGTTTTTCTGTGGAAGTCTCTTGGACTACTGTAGATTATCTTATGAGTAAAACACAGTGTCTGTTTGTACAGCATGTGTGCTTGCATGAACACTAACCTGCTAAATAAGAGCAAAACACTAACCGAATTCAAAAATTTACTTCAGCAGTTTGCAAATTAATAccaagaatgaatgaatgcacaACTCTGTGACGGTGTGTAAGTTTCAACACACAAAATTAAGTCTTTGtgacagaagaggaagagaaagtaTTTTAGTACATCTTTGTGCCTTTCAGCAAACCAatacaattttttattattcctgATATGAATTCAGACCATACCCCTGAATGACTGAAAGAAACCACGATTTCTAATTACCAGCAGAACTTCAATAAGACGTTTTGTACATATTGCAACATAACACAAAAGTAGGAAATACAAGACGGCAGGCTTCCTTTGTCTGACCTTCTTCTGACCTTGAGGCAGCAACACCTCTTCTacaaatttctacatttctaacAGCCTTTGATCCCAGCGTTTCCACCTTGCACAGGAATACACATATGTAGCAGGGAGTACATAACAAAAAGCTGATGTAACCCTGACGAAGAGAAAAAGGCAAATCTGTCTTTCAACCTGTTGCATCATGCATCAAGTGCAACGGCAGAAAAACTTGAACCTTATTGATAAAATTGGCCGCAACATGTTGGTTAAGACTAGATGAAGTCTCTGACAGTTTTCTAACAGTAAAATAGGTAAGAATGAAGAAAATATTACTGATTTGCATGTAAAACCCAGCACAAAACAGTAACTACTGCTAACCAGCTTGAAAAGATTTAGTCTACAAAATGTTCCCTGACTCCTTGTAAAAGTTGCtttcaatagaaaaaaataaagaatatcttTTTCATACGATTGTCAGGCCCTAACTCCCCTTTACCTTTGAAAGGCCCATTGTAAGATTACATTTCCTGACTTACCGAACTGTTGAATAGCCCTGTCTGCACTCCAAGGTAGCTCCAGGGTCATGTGGACCCTACGCCTCTGGTTTTTCACTCGCTTATCTGCCTGCAGGGAAATCCCAGAGCTGGCTGCCTCTGAGATGATGGCCACCAACTGCAGGAGACAGGTTTGGATTATTGATGGAGATCTTACTGAACTATGTCTATTAAGTGACACTGCTTTCAGAAACAGATTAGTTGCAGCCATTCAAGTCATGAAAACAGCTATTTTGTATGGCTAAATCTATTTAAATGCCGTATCTGACCTTCTCTCCGCCCATGAAGCGGTCTTTTTCCTTGAGGTTGATGTGGTCAATTGTAAGACCTTGCTCAGCCCGTGACTCATAATGAACGCTGCCGTCAGGACGTCGCACCACACGACCTTTACGTCCAGTCATCTATAGACAAAAGAAATTGAAGATGTTGTCAccgcaaacaaaaaaagctcgTAGCGATGACAACGAACATGTGAATCCCACCAGCAATATTTCATCAACTTAAAATGCGTACCTCAGAGACTTTATCTGGTCCTCCAAACTTATCGATGAGCTCATCCAATGTATTGAGAGGTAGTTCTTTTCCCAGTTCTGATATTTTGTTGAGGAGGCTCTGTTTCAACTCCTCTATCCTGGCTATGAATACAAAGCAGAGTAGAACATTAACTATAAAACCCTTGCAGGTCAGAATCATTAAAATGGCAGGGCATGTAAGGCTATTGTGTTAAGTGGAAAGAAATTCTGTTGTCTGGACTTGCATCTGTTTGATGCACAGACTTctgaaaaggcaaaaatatcTGACTGATCTTCTCACGCATcacttaaaggaaaaaaatgaaaacctcCCTACCTGTCTGGCAGCTAGTGTGGTTCACAAAGATGACATCGTTGTCATTGTCTAGCAAGGAGTCTGGTGAAGAGTTGGAGTCTGTGTCCATGCCATCAGAGTCACTGCTGCTGTCGTCTGTGATGTTGATCACACCGCCGCTGTCTACCGTGTGCTTGGGTACTTTCGGCTGGCGACCTCTTGGCTTTCCTGATTGGTAGCAACAACATATTATTGGAGTAAAAAGCAAAGCAGTGCCAAAAATATTTGTGCTGTTTCATGTACAGAGATGAtcagaaaccaaaaacagaTGCAGCATCTAAGAATAAGGCTGTTTCATTCGGAATTAAAGATGCCAATTGCTACACAAGCAGTATATAAATAATACTTTGTTGCTAAATTACACCACTGGAAAATTGTCTGAAATGTCAGTTTAGCACCAACAACCTACTATAAATGTGAAAACCATAATATAGCAACTGTTCACACATAACACTATTTAGGGGTACACATGCTGGTATGATGTGACCAACGCATCCGATTTACTTACGTTTTCTTTTATTCCCAGGtgccttttctctcctctgtttctctgaAGGGAAATGCTTCGTTACAAGAGACTGGAATACTCCCCTGGAGCAAAGATGAGCAGAAAAAAGAGTCAGAAACTTCTATTCTGACAGCAAAGCAATCGAGACAACACAAGGCAGCTGTGACAGTAAGACACTTTGTACATTCCTGATTTAGCCTCATTATAGCTGTCAGGTGTTGACAGGCAGATGAATGTGTTGTGTGTGATCTAATGTACTCAGACTTTTAGGTATGTCTGCTGCCAAAGGTTTAAGGTCAGCTAAGTTCAGAGCATTCAGTCCTTGcttatctttgtttttattggatGAGTCACAGTCAATTAAAGCGATTAACAAGCAGAGAGTCCTCCTGGTTTGACTGAGGATAAACGGCGAGGACTTAAACTGTACAGATTGAGTACAGAGAGTACGTAGTGAGGACAAGTTCTACTCAAAATTGACAAATTATTCGGTGGTTTGATGatgcaataaaaagaaatggaagaaacCCAGAGATTACTACTAAAGACTACTCCAGAACCCTCTTGGATGAGACTTGAAACGTCttcaaaaaactaaaagagaagtccagtagCTTTGTCACTGAAGCTCCTAGGATTATCATGACTTGGATGCCTGTAGATCTACACAGACATAACCACAGACTATAGTCTCCAGCAAATGGACAATAATTCTTCCAAGCATGGTCAAAAGTATCAGAAAGGTATTAAACCTTCTTGCTTTCATGTAaaactttgctgctgtgactaTGCATTTAGCTGTTGAGGCAGTGCTGCAAtgcattctgtcatttttgtacatgttCTTTAAAATGAATCTATCAACAGAGAAACACTAAaaatcagacagacaaaatacTCTGTTTCACTCACTCTGCTGCAGAAACAAATCTGTCAAGATGTCCGTCATTCTCATCCAAGACTTCTCTGGTGCGAGATTCTCCAGTGGACTGAAGCCCAATAACGATGCACTGtgttggcaaaaaaattaaGTGCACATCAACAAACTGAGCATGTCCTCGGTGCTACCCGAAGTAAATTTCAATGACGACTCTTTTCTGGCACCATGATAGCAAACATTAGAAAATCTGAAGCAAACTCAAGTCAACTTGttcacactaaaacacaaaaaagtctgACTGGTGCTTTTAGCTTCAACAAATAACATCCATAACTGCTATTCTTGAGCAGAGAATGCCAAGTACTGATTATGCTTCAAAACAGAGCTAATTTACCAAAAAAGTATAACGTTTCTGTCCTTTCAGTTCTCCACAGTTCTCCCTGTGTATATAACATATATAGAATTTCAGCTCTTGCTTGGACCTTCATCTGATAACCTCTTGATTATATACACTACATGACTCAGTGTTCAGCAGTGTGTTGTGCTGACCTTTCCTGCCGCCAACTCTTTTTGGGCCAGCTCCACCAGGCAGCGGACCTTGGCAGCAATACAGAGGTATTTGAAGAAGCGCTGGTGAGACGACCAGAACTGCCCCCACAGTGACTTCCTGCTGACCAGGCCCAGCTCATCGGCTGCACGCATGAACATTAGCAATGCCTCAGCCCACTGGACACAAATTCCAGACATGAAATATGAGTTTAACATATCAAATAAgatttaaatgcataaatattgcAGGCACAGTCACATAATTCTCTTTTGTGTGAGGCACAATACTCACCAGTTTGGCAGCTTTGTTATAAACCAGTTTGAAGTCACTATCCAGTCCAATCTCTTCGATGCGGAAAGACACACCTGAGAAGCTCAGTTGTCTGGCAATGTACATCCCGCTTACTTTCATGTCCATGGCAACAATCTCCATGGCCCCGACACCTCTGTGTACAAAAGGCATATACATTATTTAACATTATTAAATCACAGATGAACCAGCAAAAACCACAATATGATGGTGAAGAATTTTCCAGTAAGCACGGCGATTTGAAGATATATATCCACATGATTGAAAAGCTCTGGGAAAACATAAACACTTCAGAATAAATTTGACCATACAAACCTCTTCTCGATGGCatgcaggaagtcatcaaaggTTCTGAAGGGTGTGCCCTCACCCCAGATTCCCAGGCGGCTCATATAGatcatgttctttggctcagagGCACCTGGAAGTGAAACAACAGAGAcatgtattttaaaatcttCTGTTATATTGcattgtgtgtatgtatgagtGCGTAACTATTTGTACTAGTCTACCTGTGGCACTGGCATACACCACCCTGGCCCGTGGCAGCTTGTTTTGAAGATCAAGCACTGCCTTGCCCATCTTTGTAGATGTTGCATTCTTGGCTTTGTGGCATTCATCAAAAATAATCTATAATTGTGAGAGGTCAAGGGCAAACAAAAATTGTGATGATGTGAGGATATTCAAATGAAAGCAAGAGAGCACACGGAACAACACACTAAATGCTGATTTGCACTAGCTGTGACACGCTGAGATGAAAGGATACAACTCCATCAAAGTCTGGCTTGCACCAATCCAGGATCTGTTTAATTCTCGTCCGATGCTGCCCTCCTGCCTGGCTCTCTCCGATCAGGGCAGAGTAAGTTGCAAACAGGACTCCTTCTGAGGTAGCTGTGTCTCCATACTTTATCTAATATAgcaaatcaaacatttaaaagttgAGAATATGATTCTTTGTTTCATCTTCTGCTTTAACAGGAGCCAAGAGCAAAACTAATATTTGCGGCTTGAAACATTAATTCCACCTGCACTCACCTTGTTTAAGGCATGCACAGGAATATTCGGGGCATCTATGTCTTTCAGATCCCTCTCTGCATCAAATTTCAGGTCATTGGATATGCTGAACCTGAGGGCAGGAACGGGAAAATCTGTATTCAGCCCGCTTTCACACAAACCAGTTCCTAAATGCTCAGTATAACCTGGCATGCAATTGGATACAAAGCTCTGTCTTAAAAATTAGTCTTTTCAATCATATGAACTGAAGCTGTTTCAAGCTAGTTTAATAGTGCCACTCTATGTAGAAAATCTCTCTCACCATAGTGCTTTCTTCCTTCCCTTAAGGTAGTTCTCGAGGATGATTCCCGCCACAGTGCGTCCCTTTCCAACCCCTGCCCCATCTCCAATCAGGAAGCCTGCCCTCTGGTTGTTCTGGAGGATCACCTCATGTTGCTGCACGAAGAGCAAATGCACGAACGAAAATGCCGACATAATCACAACATTAATCTTTCATAGCTCTAAAATGAATAAGTGCTTTATGTATTATGCACTCTTGTGTACCTGGCAGGCATAGATGACAGCCTCTAGCTGCAGAGCAGACAGCAGGCCACTGCTAATAGTTGACTCGGGTATAGACAGAGTATATGTGATGTCAGGAGGAGGGACACTGGATAGCGTGTTGGTTTCCACCACTATGTCGGGATGAGAAATTCCTATAgtggctgcagacaggaaaaaagacacaatggCTGTTTAAAGAAGGAAAAGTTTTATAAACATGCTAACAGGAAACAGCATGACCATCATACTATATCAAGAAATCGGGATGAATTAAGTAGTGGCATACATTTGGAAGGTCTGTACTCAGCATATGTGTCTACATGTCCCAGCTCCTccgtctcctcttcctctgcatcctcttcctcctctggtgCTGCCTGGGTTCGCTGAGCCTGGAAACACCATAGCGACTTCAGTAATGCAATTCATTATAGTAACTGGTTTAGGAGTTATGTTTCAGCTTAGGGGGAagttaataaaaacacagcagctgaaaGTTAGAAGCAGGTTAGTTAGCACAGCACATGTAGACCTCTTTATCAAGAAACATTAACCAGTATGAGAGGAAAATAACAAAAGgaactgaaaaaatacataaaccaGATAAAGCAGAATGAATAAGAGCTTTGAAACATGTAATCATGGAACTGAAGACAAAAGAGTGCTCTACATATTCAGGCAAAGTCAGTTTATTGTTATCTGAGAAAGTGGAAATGCAGAGGATTCCTTTTTGACAGACAGGCGAATATTGAACTGCCTCTTCTGTTGTCACATcagaaatttaaaatgacaatgacaGTACATTGTATTCTATATCGTCTATGCAACATGAATTTGTAGAATGTTCAATTTATGCATTATGTAGCAATGCTTTCATCATCTATGATAATACAGACTCAAAAAAAGAGGGTGTAAGCATCGCAATTTCACTTATCTAGTACTAACTTCATGTACTGCTCTGTCAAAATTTGATCCTCAGAATAAAATGCGTATCTGTGCGTTAGTGAGAGCAGCTGATGAACTGGCTCGTATAGTTAGAGAGCTTGGTTTAATTTTAACATCAGACTGGAGAGATTGGTGTGGCTACCTGGAATCCTCCTAAAGGTGGTGTGCTGATAATAGCGGTTATATCATCCAAACTGGCCAAGCCTTGAAACCTGCTGGTGCCATTCTGCTgtcaacaaaacataaaatgaagaaatgccAACTCAAATAAACATTGGACCAAATGCAtaagaagacagaaacaaaaaaaaaatggagcaatCACAGCATGTGTGTTTCTATATACATGTGCATGAGAGCATATGGGCACTTGGTTGTCTTACAGACCAGTACTCAACAAAATGCAATTTGTTGTCTGGCAGTGAAAAGCcagctacaacaacaacaaaaggcaGATGAAGCTGTGTATGTCGGGGAAAATGGATGAAATGAGGGcagaatgaaaaggaaaacatgaaaggctttcagaaagcagcaaaaataaatgtactcTTATCATATCAAAACGATATCCCCAGATCCATCTAATTCAAAGAAAGCTCACCATCAATGCAAACTCGGCTGGAGGAACAACACAGaataaaattgcttttcttAGATCACCAACTTGGAGACAGTAAAGTTACATATAAACCCCTAGTTTGTGTATTACAGAGACATCAAGTGACAAAATCAGTGATCAATGagaattttgacaaaaaaagctttcaaaattcaatacatttttaaattttctgttgGCAAAACTGAAGAGAGAACAACACCtgtataaaatgtgtaaaaaccaAGCAAACACTTACTGATATTGTAGTGTCACTGAATGATTACTGATCCAATGATTATAAAGATTGTTTGTGGGTGCAGAGACTAAGACAAGGATGGAACAGGTCAGTTACAGACGATGACAGGCTAAACTAACTCCTTTATGCAATAAATGGACAATAAGTTTACATAGGGTTAACCATTTAACCACGGTACCAACTGACTGCCTTGCAAGTGTtctttcaaattaaatattaatataaaaaactatctttttctgtgcaaattacATTGAAACCTGGGTGAGATTGAAGCGGCAGCACAGGTGATATTGTTTACATATTTTCCTAAGAATGAACACGAGCCCATTTACACCATGAAAGTCCCATCAGAGAGTGAAGCATGGCAGTGAGCCAGGGCAGCACTCCTGCTGTTTACAGCATAAGAGGGACAATGTGACCCTTGTTTGCTGTTTGGTGTTTAATGCCCACCTCCCCTGGTAAAGACATGCATGCactgatttaaacacatttgtatTACACAACAGCTGTGAGAGTTGTCGACGTGGTAATCAGGTTTTTTAGTAGTGACGTGTGTGAGAGTTTACCACTGACCTCCAACTGGCTCTGTGCTGGTGTGGTGGTGGTACTAGTGTTGACGTCCCAGAGCGTGGGCACTGTGTCTAGGTTGTCTGTGCTGATGAAGGACTGGGTATCAGCATACTCCGACAGTGAGTCAGCCGgagaggagaacagagagtttGTAGAGAGGTCATCAATGCAGGACAGGTCCTAAAGGCAGAGACATACAGGAGGCGTTAAGTTCAAactcaaacaggacaaaattTAGGGCAgagagaatagaatagaatagaatattctttattgtcattatacaatgtataacgagattgcagagcttctcctttacaGAGTTGAGCTTATTGATATTTCAACATAGAGAAAGTGAAATGCAGATtcctaaattaaaaaaaagaatataaccACATCCAGACACAGCCCATCACCATCACACTTTTTGCAAACACAGAGGAGGACTATGAATCTTAAGTATACATCctacagcagacacacaacacatcatACAGCACAGGAATAATGTGTGTACCTCTGAAGGAAAAAAGGCGTGAAAGGAGCATGGACAGGAGTGAACCTTGGACAATAAAAGTGCCACATTCATTTTGGATTTCAGCCTGTACTGCAATCTTTTGGGAGTAATATGAGTAGCCtaaacaaaatgtaatcacaCACAGATGTGTGAGAGTGAGCATGTAAAATAGAAAGCGAGGGGCAGGCATAATAaggctgcttgtgtgtgtgtgtgtcatttcaGTTATGGCTGCCTTCCAGTCGCCCCTCTATTCATATCCTTTCCAAGCCATTAGCATGCCATGTTCTTTAACTAGCCTCTCGCAGGCACCCCTGGGCCCCCTGAGACTTATAAACATGGATGTGGGGAGATAGGGATTGAGTGATGGCGGTGGTGGGTCATGGTACACAACGACAAACCATACAGAGGAGAGACTATTTTGGAAATGGGAGTATGGAttactgtgtgggtgtgtgtctgcCTGTAGTCTATGGGTAGGAGTGTATACATGTATAAATTTAAACACTCTGGGCCATGTGTGGAGATTCCCACACCCCCGTGTTCCAGATACACCCTCCAGAGGACCACGAAGTAGCCTTGAATACCACCCAAACATTCTAGCTTGCCAGTTCATTTTACTGCTTGCCTCATCTTAAGGGGATTGTTCCACATTTTAGGAAGCATGCTTACATCACACAGAGATTATTACCACTTAATGTCTGCAGTGTATGTATGAATCTGCAATCACCCTCCAGCTAATTTaagctagcagaggtccagaAAGATACTGGTTCCAGCTAAGTAAAATTCAGGCACATAGGTCCTCTAAAGAAGAAAATCTTCAAGGTAACGTGTTTATTAGTGAGCTTCAGAAAGAGCCGGTCTTTTTGCTAAAGAAAGTTAGCTGTCTGCTAGCAGATGATTTATATTTAGCGTAAATGCATGTGATTTCATGTATGTAACAGTCTTTTGATTCAAGTCCCAGCAAGAAAGCGAATAAGCATATTTCTCAAAACTTTGACCTTTCCTTCATGGTCTAGTTGTCTCCagagttatttttttcctgtaatgaTACTTTATAGACACTAGAATTCGTGAGAGGTGTCAAGGCACAGTATGCTCCTGAGAGTGAAGATGTGCTCCCAAAGTAAAAAATAAGCCCAGAAACAGAGATAAATGATTAGCTGTGATGCTGACTCCATTCAACAATCTGCTGCTACTGATTAATGCTGAGAAATTGTGCTGCCTTTGGCCATAGCTGCCTGTCAGACATTACTCACAGTTCAGCAGAAAATGTTTCACAGCCATGAGAGGAAAAGATGTAGTGCTGGAAGTGTTAACCTTACGACATCATGTGGGAATGGGGAATAGTGAGAACAGTGAATAGCAGACAGACAACAACCGGCTCAGCCCTGTGTGTGCTTACATACACATGAATATAGTTTTGCCCTCTGATGTTAGAGAGGCAAAGCAACCTACTGACTCTAACAAGTGAATGTTTGTGCTTTGAAAAGAGTGCCTTTTCAAGGGTACAGCACTCAGCTTATCAGTGTGTGCTGGTAGCTTTATGATTATGCCTTGCTCTTCAACTCTCTCCCTACCTTTCTCTTAaattttcttcctttgtttGTGAGTGTCTTGTATGTGTGCGCTTCCTGAGGGCAAGATCAGGCATGAGCTCTGCAAGCAAGCTCTCCAAAGTTGCTTTACCCTGCAGACAGTTAAGTGGAACAACTGGCTTTTGTGCAGTGACAGCGTGGTAGATGGAGACAGTGCCCTTGTAAAATACCACTACCACTCACAAACACATAACCTGTCACTTTCTACCACCTTTCCTTTCTCTAGTTTTTGTTTACTCTGTCAACTGTGTATCTCATCCTATTCTGTGTCCTCATTCTTCGCTCTACTCCCTCCTTTCCTGGCACCTCTGACTGAAGATAGATGAGTAAACACATGGCTTGGAAAAGGGATACCGTGTCACCAGAGGCATCATTCCATGGAAGCAAAattgcagaaacacacagataaGCAGtgacacatttatttcactgtggaaaatagctttgcttgttatttttgcagcagaGTTAGCCACAAACATTTGATGAAAAGTTAGTTACAAACAGACTAAAGGTACTTGCACAGAGTTTATACACAAGCACATAAATTACAATTTAAGCTGTCACAATAGCTTTCTTCATAACGGTGGTTATAGTTATGGAAGTCTTAGAAGTAGGGCCAGTGAAACCAATCCAATACAGTTTTGGTGGAATGCAGTGAATATCACCTGATGTTCTGTTAGCTGTGAGTGATGTATGTGGTCTGGTGTAGGCCCGGCTTAGTAAATGTGAAACAGGTAAAGAGGATCAGACCAGTGTGACTTTTGTAAATTTGTGCGTCTTTGTGCTTGAGCACAAGTCAGGTGAAAAAATAGAGGTTGGGGAGAAGATTGAAAAGGAGGCAGTGGGAGCAACAGGGATGGTAAATCTGTTATGTACTTCCCATCTACATTTGCTAACTGGCTAAATGTCAactatttttcttaagaacCGCAGACTCCACCTTAAAAACCTTAATGACTATAATGTGCTGCattacaataaattaaattcaaGCTGAATTCAGTTGTAAATCACtttgttttacaaatatatCATCTGTGTTGAGGCCTGTCGGGTATTGTTCTGTGTTGCGTTATGACACAACTTCTAGGTTTTCTGCATCATGTAAACCCATGTAACAGGGCGTACCATGCTAATACAGTGTTGCTATTAAGACAACAAACCTGATAATGgggaatgacagaaaaatgcagcCATTTGGTTGCTGCTAACCAAGATATGTCCAACCTCAGGACCATGCTAATCGAGCTGTTAAGCAGAGCGTAACAGAGGCAGCAGTGTTTGTCCCCCAGCAGGCCTATACCCAGGGCTACTTCATCTACTGCTCCTAAGAGTGGGCCCTGCCAAGCAGAGATAAGGCTTGAATTCCAACTGCTCTGATGGTAATCTGGCTCCTTCCACAGCACACAGCCTCACAACCATATAACTACTAATCCTGCCTCTCTCTCGCTCCCTCTTTCTTACACTCTTTCTCTGCTGtgcaacaaataaaatatctgaatgtGTGCGTTTATGTGTGTGCAAGTATTTCTTTCAGGGAATTAAGTCTGCTTGaaatccttttttcttcttcttggaatcggtaaaaaaaaatcacagggagtatgtgtgtgtgtgtgtgtgtgtgtgtgtgtgtgtgtgtgtgtgtgtgtgtgtgtgtgtgtgtgtgtgtgtgtgtgtgtacatgtgcataGCAGAACATATGAAAGCTCAAGCACATAttatttttcctgtcttttgtcCCCTCCCCTCCTGTTTGTTGCCTTTCACATGTTCCTGTTTCACTTCAGCTTCTCCTCTGCTGTGAATTGTGAAGCCAGTATTAGGTATCCTCCCTGTACAACCTACACAGAATAATTTAAACCATGGACAAATATGGGCATCTTTTTTTCTAGTCTGCAACATATAATCTAAACAATATTGTTCTAATTCAGAGAAGCTTTGTACAGAGGCTACATGCACATTTGCACAGACTGAACATCATGTATCCACAATAGTGGTAAATTGTATTTGATTGTCTGGATAATGACAGTTGTCTGCCTTCTGATGACTAATGTAGGCAGTACACGGCGGTGAAAAACAGCTCCAACAAGCTCCTCAAGCTCAGAAGACGTCTGCAGAACTGTAGAGTTACTCGGTGGTTGTGGCTGAAGGTGCTGGTCAGCAGCTTCAAGAATCAGACGCGGAAAAATAcacttcttaaaaaaacaact encodes the following:
- the si:ch73-63e15.2 gene encoding protein strawberry notch homolog 2 isoform X5, whose product is MSLMQFWTKLYSQLGRPLPKDLSCIDDLSTNSLFSSPADSLSEYADTQSFISTDNLDTVPTLWDVNTSTTTTPAQSQLEQNGTSRFQGLASLDDITAIISTPPLGGFQAQRTQAAPEEEEDAEEEETEELGHVDTYAEYRPSKSTIGISHPDIVVETNTLSSVPPPDITYTLSIPESTISSGLLSALQLEAVIYACQQHEVILQNNQRAGFLIGDGAGVGKGRTVAGIILENYLKGRKKALWFSISNDLKFDAERDLKDIDAPNIPVHALNKIKYGDTATSEGVLFATYSALIGESQAGGQHRTRIKQILDWCKPDFDGVIIFDECHKAKNATSTKMGKAVLDLQNKLPRARVVYASATGASEPKNMIYMSRLGIWGEGTPFRTFDDFLHAIEKRGVGAMEIVAMDMKVSGMYIARQLSFSGVSFRIEEIGLDSDFKLVYNKAAKLWAEALLMFMRAADELGLVSRKSLWGQFWSSHQRFFKYLCIAAKVRCLVELAQKELAAGKCIVIGLQSTGESRTREVLDENDGHLDRFVSAAEGVFQSLVTKHFPSEKQRREKAPGNKRKRKPRGRQPKVPKHTVDSGGVINITDDSSSDSDGMDTDSNSSPDSLLDNDNDVIFVNHTSCQTARIEELKQSLLNKISELGKELPLNTLDELIDKFGGPDKVSEMTGRKGRVVRRPDGSVHYESRAEQGLTIDHINLKEKDRFMGGEKLVAIISEAASSGISLQADKRVKNQRRRVHMTLELPWSADRAIQQFGRTHRSNQVTAPEYIFLISELAGERRFASIVAKRLESLGALTHGDRRATESRDLSKYNFENKYGTKALDKITKAILGHIENKVPPPKGYPGGEAMFFRDMKCGMMDVGIFCKEPRFGISTEKDCSITKFLNRILGLEVHKQNYLFQYFTDNFDYLIEKDKKEGKYDMGILDLAPGNDEIYEEKQETFLTVGNPQDGQVVLYKISVDRGMPWDEAYNRSLKLSGPDEGFYLSQKLRGNHPCVLLAEQGRGKNFIVYKPNIGKQTHPESLDNLHQRYRKVTPEEARDSWENQFTFSFKKCSHANWNGKCKKIEEGQECLQGMRLRQYHMLCGALLRVWKRVSDVVSDITSSSILQIVRLKTKQHNKQVGIKIPENCVARVREELLLMDEEVKRRRKEKEQQAVEQRLAEERKRKMEQENKHLLQNLFSQKSMLNQSLAQTLAQNPMLKQKLSQNALQRTQTGSISQLQRMQPQSQSALHHPQYDLSLLSLQRNPTQQRTRNNWPNNSTSSSTTTNQGPLTNTVSLDFLQLYPQSFASPFSPLKNPLLPLQQTMLSSKNPLDDILDLTVSSPSPSPDSTEGGLSLDTLTGNSAAFSDDFNLESLISQSAPNAQQQIQQPILLQQQQQNHNLLANNHQDLLDLFDLPLSPPMPTQKASPSSSSSSCSSSTSSTSAVSNNLVSVYSNPPSASLFSSPTSRFPAAYLLPQSDSVSLPNGHCSAGALDVREALNSMLQAGPDRKSVIQYRQQD